CGCCAACTTTTACGGGGCAGCCGGGGCTTTCATAAAACTCGTAATCGTGCCATACTATGGCGCCGTGTTCGCCGCGCGTTACGCAGATGGTGCGGTTATGATATTTGGAGCGGAATTCGGTTATCTGGTCGCGTAAGGAGCGGCTACTGCCGCCAATTAACAAGTTAGCCTCGTCTTCGTTCATTTTCACTACATCGGCGCGGGCAACCAGTGTTTCGATGGTAGATAGTGTGTAATGTGGCGGGCGCAGGTTTACATCAAATATTTTGAGCGCGTCGGTTTCGTCGAGCAGGTTAAGTAATGTTTCGCGTGTTTTGGCCGAGCGGCAGGCCAGGCTGCCGTAAACAATAGCCGCCGAATTTTTAGCTGCAGCGTTAAGCGCATCGGTAGTTTCAATACAATCCCATGAAACAGGTTCGGGTATAATGTAGGTTGCCTGGTTGTTCTCGTCCAGCTGCACGGTAACCTCGCAGGTTGGGTATTCGTCGTCCTGTTGGATGAGGCCGGAGTACAGCCCGTTTGATTTCAGGAATTCGATCAGCATGTCGCCACTGTTATCCATCCCAACCGAACTTGCAAAGGCAACTTTTACACCTTGCTGTACAAGATGCCTGGCCACATTCATAGGCGCGCCGCCTGCTTTTTTACCATCGCCAAAAGCATCCCATAAAACTTCGCCGAAGCTTAATACCTGGTTTTTCATAAAAGAGTTTTTTTAAAGGCAGTAAACTCAAAGATAGTTTATTTTTTGTCTGAACCGGAATTCACCGAATTAAAGAATTTTCAATTTTTTTTAACTCTGCTGGTTCCGTAAATTCGGTGAATTCCGGGTCAGATAATTTAACTATCTTCAAATTATGAAAAAACTCCTCCTGTCAATCCTCCTAATGTTGAGCGTTTACTTATGCCGTGCGCAGGATAAGCAATCTATAGTGAATTTAATGTACACCCAGGAAAAAGCCTGGAACCGTGGCGATGTTGAAGGGTTTATGCAGGGCTACTGGAAATCAGATTCGCTGGTGTTTGTAGGAAAAAACGGGCCCGACTATGGCTGGCAAACCACGCTTGATCATTACAAAAAGCGTTACCCGGGCAAGGCTGCTATGGGCCGGCTTAAATTTACCATTTTACAGGTAAAAGTGCTTGATGCCACCAATGCATTTGTTTTGGGAGGCTGGCACCTTAAGCGCATTAAAGATGAGTTGGGCGGTTATTATACCCTTTGGTTCCGCAAAATTAAAGGCGAATGGAAAATAGTTTGCGACCACACAAGTTAGTTCCGGATTTGAGATTTGCTCAAAACCTTTTTACATTTGGCCCCCGGGGGTTTAATGGATGAAAAGAGGTTTGGTTATAGGCAAGTTTATGCCTTTGCACAAAGGGCACATCGCGTTAATTGACTTTGCTTTGCAGCATTGCGATGATCTTATTGTTTTGGTAAGTGCCAGCTATGATGAGCCCATATGGGGAAGCCGTAGGCTGGAGTGGGTTAAGGAAACTTATAAAGAGAATAATAAGGTGAGGCCGTGGCTGTTAAATTATGATGAAGCCGTTTTGCCAAACACTTCTGCATCGTCTGAAGGTGTATCCCGCATCTGGGCCAATTATTTGCAAAAGGAATTACCCCCTATTGATATTATATTTGCATCAGAACCTTATGGCGCCTATATGGGAAGGTTTTTGAATTGCGAAAGCATGATATTTGACGAGCCACGCAAAATAGTACCGGTAACGGCCACGCAGATAAGGGATAAGCCGTTTGCTTTCTGGAATTTTTTGGCAGATGCTGCCAAGCCTTACTTTACCAAAAAGATATGCCTGCTGGGAACCGAGTCTACCGGCAAAACCACCATGGCAAAACGGTTGGCGCATCATTTTCATACAGTCGAGGTGGCCGAAATGGCCCGCGATATTTTGGAACATACCAACGAATGTACTGAGGATGATTTGCAGCGGATAGCCGAGCTGCACGCCAAAACCATCAACGAAAAGATAAAAGATGCCAACAAGATTTTGTTTGTAGATACTGATCTGAACACTACCCGGTCATACAGTCACTTTTTGTTTGATAAGGATTTAGAGGTGCCGGAATGGGTTGAGGCAGCCAATCATTTCGATTTGTATATATACCTGGATGTTGATGCCCCATATGTGCAGGACGGCACCCGGCTTAACGAGACAGACAGGAACAGGCTGGACGAAAGCCACAAACAGGAATTGGCCAATCATGGTATTCACTATGTTTTGATACAGGGTGATAGTTGGGACGAAAGATTTGAAAAAGCCGGGAAAGCAGTGGTGCAGTTTATAAAAACAGGAACTGTTTAATTGCCAGGTAAATGTTGTATTTCAGCTGCCTATAACCCTAAGGTCAGCCATCGTCTTAAATAATTCATTTTTATAACCTTCATTAAAAACAGACTGCTATAACCAAGGGCAAAGCACAATTTGTAGCCTGCCGGGGCAATCACTTGGGTATAATAATTTAACGGTTAATTATACTTACATTCACACAACTTTGTTTTACAAAAAGGGGCTAAAATTGCAGAACAAATTTTGCGCATAAGTGTTTCCTCTTACAACTAATTATGAGCATAAAAAGATTCCAGGTTTCGGGCAAGTTCAGTGATGTTAGTAACAGCCTGCAGGCATCTGATGTTCTGGACTATTTACCGGTAGCTGTTTATGCATGCGACAACCTTGGATACATCACCGATTACAATAAATCTGCTGCAACACTATGGGGTCGCGAACCGGATATAGGAAAAGATTTATGGTGTGGATCATCGAAAATATTAAATAACGATAATGAACCAATTGCACCCGATGAATGCCCTATGGCCCGTAGCCTTAAAGAGGGGGTTTGCATTGAAGGAGAGCCAATAATTATTGAAAGGCAGGACGGTACAAGGATAAATGTGCTGTCATATCCTGTGCCTCGTTTTGACTTGAGTGGGACATTAATTGGCGGCATAAACACGTTGATAGATATAACCGGGCAAGTAAAAATGGATCAAAAGCAGGCCATGCTGGCTGCTATAGTTGATACATCGGACGATGCCATCATCAGTAAAACGCTCCAGGGAATTATTACCAGCTGGAATAAGGCGGCAGAAAGAATGTTTGGTTATACCGAGGCCGAAACGCTTGGTAAACATATATCAATAATTATCCCCGCCAACCGGATAGCCGAGGAAGAAACGATAATAAATAATATAGCCAAGGGGAATGCGATAATCCACTTTGAAACCTACCGGTTAACAAAATATGGAAAAGAAATCCCCATTTCGCTTTCTGTTTCGGCGATAAGAGACCAGGACGGACGAATAACGGGTGCTTCTAAAATTGCACGGGACCTTACCGATGTATATGCTGCCGATGAAAAAAAGGCCGTATTATCGGCCATAGTTGATACATCTGACGATGCTATAATCAACAAAAATATGCAGGGCATTGTAACCAGCTGGAATAAATCTGCCGAAAAAACTTTTGGTTATTCGCAGGACGAGGCTGTTGGCAAACACATTTCTTTAATCATCCCACAGGACCGGTTGAGTGAAGAGGAAATTATAATACAAAATATTTCGGCCGGTAACCGTATCGACCATTTTGAAACGATAAGGATAAAAAAGGACGGGGATACCGTCCCCATTTTACTATCGGTATCTCCGATTAAAGATAAAAGCGGCAATGTTATCGGCGCATCTAAAATTGCCCGCGATATCAGCGAAAGAAAAATTGCCGGAGCAAAGCAAGCTATGCTGGCAGCAATTGTAGATACATCAGATGACGCTATCATCAGTAAAACGCTGCAGGGCATCGTTACCAGCTGGAATAAAGCTGCCGAAAAAACTTTTGGATATACCGAGAACGAAGTGATAGGGAAACACATATCCTTTTTAATCCCCAAGGACAGGTTGCAGGAAGAAGAAATTATTATCCGGAATGTGGCCAATGGCATCAGAGTAGATCATTTTGAAACTGTTAGGCTAACCAAAAGCGGGCAACCCATACCAATTTCACTTTCAGTATCGCCAATTAAAGACGATAACGGTATAGTAATTGGGGCCTCGAAAATAGCACGCGACATAAGCGCCTTAAAAACAGCTTTGCTTAAAACGCAACGTTATGCTGAGCATCTTGAAGTGATTAATTCTTTAAGCAGAACGATTTCGGAAGACCTTGACATGGAGGTTATTTTACAAAAAATTACGGATATAACCACACAATTAACAGGCGCGCAATTTGGTGCCTTTATTTATACCGACCGTAAGCTCTCCACCGGCGAAGTTTATACATTATGTACATCATCCGGCGCATCTAAGCAGGAATTTGAGCAGTTTAACTTTATAGCAAATTCGTGGTTGTTTAACTTCGCATTTACAAGCAATGCTATTATACGCATTGATGATATTAACAAGGTAAGCCTGGCCAGCAAAGACCTGCCTCGCGGGCATCCGCCTGTTGCAAGTTACCTGGGCGTTCCGTTAACTGAAAGTTCTGCAAATATTATTGCCGGCCTTTTCTTTGTACATGCAGAAGCCGGTATGTTTACCAGGGAACATGAAGTTATTTTACAGGCCATATCCCTGCAGGCCGTAATTGCCTTGCAAAATGCCCGGTTATATAAAGAGGTGGTAAATTTGAACCTGAAGAAAGACGAATTTATTGGGATGGCCAGCCATGAATTAAGAACGCCGCTAACCAGTATTTCCGGATATCTGCAAATTTTAGACCGGTTAGAAACCAATGAAAAAAGCAAAAGGTTTGTATCCAAAACAGTGCGGCAGGTCAGAAAACTTTCGTCCCTTGTATCTGATCTGTTAGATGTATCCAAAATTGAAGCTGGAAAGCTGGAGCTGAACAAACGGCATTTTAATATAAAAAGAATAGTGGAAGAAGCGATCGAACTCATTCAGGATGCGCAAATCAGCCATCAAATCAATTTTAAATCAAACGTAGATGTTTTAACTATAACAGCCGACCCTCAAAGGATTGAGCAGGTGATTATTAACCTGCTAACCAATGCTATCAAATATTCACCTGCCGGCAAAAAAGTAGACGTTGTACTGGAAGATCTTGGCAGCGAAGTTAAGATTGGAGTTAAAGATTCGGGAATAGGTATAAAACCAGATAAGCAGAAGAATATTTTCAATCGCTTTTACCGGGTCGAGGACCTTAATCCAAGTATGGCCGGGTTAGGAATAGGGCTTTACATTTGTAAAGAAATTACCGAACGGCATGGCGGAAAACTGTGGGTTGATAGCGCATACGGAGCCGGCAGCACCTTTTGGTTTTCATTGCCGGTTAAATAAGTTACAATATCCCGTTATACAATAGCTCAGAAGCTGTCTAAAAAAAAACAGACCGCCTTTGCGGGTACCCACCAGCTCAACTGTAAAAAAATAATGACTGCAAATGGTAGTAAAGACGCATAATTGCATCTCCCGCGGGTTTAAGTTAACCCTTAAAATAAAAAGTTATCTTAGTGTCCCTAATAAGGATATTTAAAGAATTTCCCTTGAAGAGTTTGGAGCATACAGCCGGCGGTTAAAACGGTATTGGAAAAATACAAGGAATCCTGAATTAAAAACTATCAGCGTAATTGTTGTTTTCTCACCCAACTCTTCTTAAAATCCAACGGATTTTGGCCCACCATTTTATTGAATAGTTTATTAAAGTAGGATAAGCTTTCGAAGCCAACAGCGTAACACACTTCGGTTACATTTTTATCCTGCATCAGCAGGTTTTTGGCAACATCAATGCGGTACTGGTTTACAAAATCGGTGAAGGTGATGTTGGTTTGTTTTTTGAAGTACCTGCAAAAGGCGGCCGTGGTAAAGTTTACTTTGGCGGCTATCACATTTACATCGGGGTGGCGGTTGTAATTACCGCCGATGTATTCATACACGGCACCCATCCTGATTTTATCTTTCAAGAAAAATTGCAGGCTAATATCCTCATCATTTAAAATGGTTATTTTGTCAGAATTGGCCAGCACCTGGAAAATCTCCATCAACGCCAATAATTGGCCAAATGAGGTTAACGTCGGCAACTGCTTTAACTTTTGTACGGCTATGCTTTTGGTTTCGCCATGAAATGCAATGCCATTGGCTGCTTTTTTAAATAGTTGGTTGATGGGGGTAAACTCGGGCGTTGTGCTTACGGCCGTGCCCAAAAAATCTTCTCTCAATTGAACAACAATCTGGTGATATTCGCTGCGGAGGCGGTAATCAAAATTAAGATGAGGCAAATTACTGCCGATTAAAACCAAATCGCTTTGGGTATACCCTGATATGTGCGAACCAACATGCCTTATCCCGGTGTCAGCTTCTACGTATACCAATTCATATTCGGGGTGGTAATGCCATAAAAAGGTATTGCGGAGCCTGGGCGAAAATAGCTTGAATGATTTGCCCGGTTCAAAATCAACTACCTCCAATTGTATTTTATCCATTCCTTATTATCCATTGATGTTTAATAAAGATACATATTTGGTCAATACAGAGCAAATATTGGTCATTGCAAAGAATAGCCACCTTTGCAAGGGGCGGTAGATTTGTATTATTAAACCAATACAAATGATGAAGACAACAGATGCACCCATGACTATGGCACCCGGACCGGAAAACGCTCATAAAGAAATTCCTGGCAATCCGTCTACAGCAAAAACAAGCACCATACGCCTCAACGAACGCAAGAACAACGAGCCATTGCACATACTCAGCGAAGCTGACTGGAAGTTTTGGGTAGACAATGGATACGTGATCATTAAAAATGCAGTACCTAAAGAACAGGTTGCCAAACTGGCCGCTTACCTGTGGGAATATGAAGGCAAGGATGCCGATAATATAGAAACCTGGTATAAGAGGCCCAACGCCCAAATGCAAATGACCGAGCTGAATAACACGGGTATGGTTGAGATTTATAACCAGCAATTGATGTGGGATAATCGCCAGTACCCCAAGGTTCATGCTGCATTTGCCGATATTTGGGGCACCGAAAAACTTTGGGTTACTATTGACAGGGCTAACCTGAACTTTCCGCTTAAGCCAGGTTTCGAATACAAGGGTTTTATCCATTGGGATTATGATCCCGAAACCAGGCCGCAAAACGTACAGGGTGTACTTGCGCTGGCCGACCAGACTGACGAGACGATGGGCGGTTTTCAGTGCATCCCCGAATTGTACCGTACCTATGATACCTGGAAACTTACCCAGCCCGCAGATAGAGATCATTACAAACCAGATACTACCGGCTTTGAGATAGAGAAGGTGAAACTGGAAGCCGGCGACTTGCTGATATTTAACAGCCTGCAGCCCCATGGTATTCGCCCCAATACCAGTAATAACAAAGTAAGGATAGCCCAATACATTGCTATGATGCCCGCTCAGGAAGACAATGAAGAATTGAGGCAGTGGCGCATTAATAGCTGGCGAAGCCGCGAAGCTATGCAAGGCTACGCCTTCCCCGGCGACCCGATGGAACGCGAAAAGCAAAATCCGGTTGCAGAATTATCTGATTTAGGAAAGAAGCTCCTGGGATTGGAGAGATGGTAGAAGGATGATGTGCTTTGGTTTTCGTTGGCTGTTTCCTCGCAGCCAACTTTTCCTTTTCCGTTGGCTGTGTCCCCACAGCCAACTTTTGCCGTATTGGTATTTATTCCTTTTTAGCTTTTTTCTTTCTTAAGTACTTGCTGAAAACGTTAATATACCTATCGTCAAATTTTACTTTGGTTATATCCTCAAAATCAATTTTATCCGGGTTGTCTGAGATGAAACCTTCGGCGTCAAAATACTCAATGTGGACTTTTTTTGTGGTGATTTTTAAGATTGGACCTATGCTAAAAATAATGTCGGCCGGATCTTCAACCTCTACAATAGCATTCAGCCTGGTAGCTTGTATACTTTTAAAAACGGATTGCCAGCTGCTCAAATCGATTTTATAGCTAATGCCTACTTTATCCGCCTCGCCTTCGGCTATCATGATTTGTTTAAAACACTTGTCAAATTTGTTATGCCGTATTTTCTTTACCTGTTTAACAGGTATTACACTGTATCCCTGCAATGTAAAGTCGCCTGCTTCGTGTAGTAAAATAAGATTATCAGAAAAATTAAGAATATATCCGCTGCTTGCTTCGTCGACTCCCTGGGCTACCGTTCGCGTTATTTTGACATAATTACCTAGATGAAGTTTTAATTTATCAGCGATCATTGAGGATAAGATTTGCCTTAAAGATATAAATTATTGCAGCGATTGACCGTGGAAAGTTGTCTTTAAGGATACAGGCGACGGGACAGTTGTGAGGACTATCTGAATGGCAAAAAAATAGCGGTGAAGAAACCTCACCGCTATAAATAATTTTTATTCAGAAAACCGAGCCCCGCATCACGAACCCGGCAACAGAAATCAAAAAGGCTTGCCCGCCGCCAACTCTTTGTTAGCCCATTTAACAGCCAATCCCTCGCGGAATTTTGCGTATTTTTCCTTAAAAGCCATCTTGAGCAGGCTATCTACGCCGCCTTTAATAGCCAGGTTGTATAAACTTGCGGCCTTGCGGGTCATAGATGCATCCCAGGCGCGCAGGCTTAATGAGTAGGAGCCATCAATATATTTCATCCAGTGCCAATAGCCGGTAGGCATAAACAGGGTATCGCCATGCTCCAAAAATACTTCGGTACCTTCTACACCATCAAGTGCTGGGAATTTTTTTACATCGGGGTTTAATACATCATAGTCCTCCAGCGCATAGGTAGCGTTAGGGATGCAGTACAGGCGGCGCTTCCATTTATTTTCAAACAATATTACATGCTTGCGGCCGCCAAAATGCGTGTGGAAAATATGTGGCAGGTCGATGTCGTAATGTAAAAACGTTACCGAGTTTGATCCGCCGAAGAACATGCCGGGCATGCTTTCCAAAAAGCCGCCCATGAGGTCTTTAGGCAATACAATATCATTTAATAATTGCGGCGCCTGCTTAAAAATATTAAAAAAGAAAATGCGCA
The genomic region above belongs to Mucilaginibacter sp. KACC 22773 and contains:
- a CDS encoding AAA family ATPase; this encodes MKRGLVIGKFMPLHKGHIALIDFALQHCDDLIVLVSASYDEPIWGSRRLEWVKETYKENNKVRPWLLNYDEAVLPNTSASSEGVSRIWANYLQKELPPIDIIFASEPYGAYMGRFLNCESMIFDEPRKIVPVTATQIRDKPFAFWNFLADAAKPYFTKKICLLGTESTGKTTMAKRLAHHFHTVEVAEMARDILEHTNECTEDDLQRIAELHAKTINEKIKDANKILFVDTDLNTTRSYSHFLFDKDLEVPEWVEAANHFDLYIYLDVDAPYVQDGTRLNETDRNRLDESHKQELANHGIHYVLIQGDSWDERFEKAGKAVVQFIKTGTV
- a CDS encoding PAS domain S-box protein translates to MSIKRFQVSGKFSDVSNSLQASDVLDYLPVAVYACDNLGYITDYNKSAATLWGREPDIGKDLWCGSSKILNNDNEPIAPDECPMARSLKEGVCIEGEPIIIERQDGTRINVLSYPVPRFDLSGTLIGGINTLIDITGQVKMDQKQAMLAAIVDTSDDAIISKTLQGIITSWNKAAERMFGYTEAETLGKHISIIIPANRIAEEETIINNIAKGNAIIHFETYRLTKYGKEIPISLSVSAIRDQDGRITGASKIARDLTDVYAADEKKAVLSAIVDTSDDAIINKNMQGIVTSWNKSAEKTFGYSQDEAVGKHISLIIPQDRLSEEEIIIQNISAGNRIDHFETIRIKKDGDTVPILLSVSPIKDKSGNVIGASKIARDISERKIAGAKQAMLAAIVDTSDDAIISKTLQGIVTSWNKAAEKTFGYTENEVIGKHISFLIPKDRLQEEEIIIRNVANGIRVDHFETVRLTKSGQPIPISLSVSPIKDDNGIVIGASKIARDISALKTALLKTQRYAEHLEVINSLSRTISEDLDMEVILQKITDITTQLTGAQFGAFIYTDRKLSTGEVYTLCTSSGASKQEFEQFNFIANSWLFNFAFTSNAIIRIDDINKVSLASKDLPRGHPPVASYLGVPLTESSANIIAGLFFVHAEAGMFTREHEVILQAISLQAVIALQNARLYKEVVNLNLKKDEFIGMASHELRTPLTSISGYLQILDRLETNEKSKRFVSKTVRQVRKLSSLVSDLLDVSKIEAGKLELNKRHFNIKRIVEEAIELIQDAQISHQINFKSNVDVLTITADPQRIEQVIINLLTNAIKYSPAGKKVDVVLEDLGSEVKIGVKDSGIGIKPDKQKNIFNRFYRVEDLNPSMAGLGIGLYICKEITERHGGKLWVDSAYGAGSTFWFSLPVK
- a CDS encoding YybH family protein encodes the protein MKKLLLSILLMLSVYLCRAQDKQSIVNLMYTQEKAWNRGDVEGFMQGYWKSDSLVFVGKNGPDYGWQTTLDHYKKRYPGKAAMGRLKFTILQVKVLDATNAFVLGGWHLKRIKDELGGYYTLWFRKIKGEWKIVCDHTS
- a CDS encoding cupin-like domain-containing protein — its product is MSFILNPIDTVENISPEDFKKNYLTPRRPLVIKGLTKTWPAREKWTPEYLKEVVGNKVVPLYDNSKADPSKPINSSATEMPFDEYIDLIRSKPTELRIFFFNIFKQAPQLLNDIVLPKDLMGGFLESMPGMFFGGSNSVTFLHYDIDLPHIFHTHFGGRKHVILFENKWKRRLYCIPNATYALEDYDVLNPDVKKFPALDGVEGTEVFLEHGDTLFMPTGYWHWMKYIDGSYSLSLRAWDASMTRKAASLYNLAIKGGVDSLLKMAFKEKYAKFREGLAVKWANKELAAGKPF
- a CDS encoding AraC family transcriptional regulator, whose protein sequence is MDKIQLEVVDFEPGKSFKLFSPRLRNTFLWHYHPEYELVYVEADTGIRHVGSHISGYTQSDLVLIGSNLPHLNFDYRLRSEYHQIVVQLREDFLGTAVSTTPEFTPINQLFKKAANGIAFHGETKSIAVQKLKQLPTLTSFGQLLALMEIFQVLANSDKITILNDEDISLQFFLKDKIRMGAVYEYIGGNYNRHPDVNVIAAKVNFTTAAFCRYFKKQTNITFTDFVNQYRIDVAKNLLMQDKNVTEVCYAVGFESLSYFNKLFNKMVGQNPLDFKKSWVRKQQLR
- a CDS encoding carbohydrate kinase family protein, which codes for MKNQVLSFGEVLWDAFGDGKKAGGAPMNVARHLVQQGVKVAFASSVGMDNSGDMLIEFLKSNGLYSGLIQQDDEYPTCEVTVQLDENNQATYIIPEPVSWDCIETTDALNAAAKNSAAIVYGSLACRSAKTRETLLNLLDETDALKIFDVNLRPPHYTLSTIETLVARADVVKMNEDEANLLIGGSSRSLRDQITEFRSKYHNRTICVTRGEHGAIVWHDYEFYESPGCPVKVGDSVGAGDAFLATFVAGLLAKHPMQMVVDKACTVGAYVASQRGANPIYPTELLNSLVYI
- a CDS encoding phytanoyl-CoA dioxygenase family protein; translation: MMKTTDAPMTMAPGPENAHKEIPGNPSTAKTSTIRLNERKNNEPLHILSEADWKFWVDNGYVIIKNAVPKEQVAKLAAYLWEYEGKDADNIETWYKRPNAQMQMTELNNTGMVEIYNQQLMWDNRQYPKVHAAFADIWGTEKLWVTIDRANLNFPLKPGFEYKGFIHWDYDPETRPQNVQGVLALADQTDETMGGFQCIPELYRTYDTWKLTQPADRDHYKPDTTGFEIEKVKLEAGDLLIFNSLQPHGIRPNTSNNKVRIAQYIAMMPAQEDNEELRQWRINSWRSREAMQGYAFPGDPMEREKQNPVAELSDLGKKLLGLERW